From Toxorhynchites rutilus septentrionalis strain SRP chromosome 2, ASM2978413v1, whole genome shotgun sequence, a single genomic window includes:
- the LOC129768847 gene encoding endocuticle structural glycoprotein ABD-4-like produces the protein MFKLVVISALVALAVAQDPKDTQAQIVAQDAIINPDGSYQNRFETSNGINAQESGVGAQSAKGSYSFTGTDGAQYTVEYVADENGYQPRGAHLPAEQPAPEYVLKGLEQIRSNPPRDDPNFNLDALNAAIARLSGKK, from the exons ATGTTCAAACTG GTTGTGATCTCCGCCCTGGTTGCCCTGGCCGTCGCCCAGGATCCCAAAGACACACAGGCCCAGATCGTGGCTCAGGATGCCATCATCAACCCGGACGGTTCCTACCAGAACCGTTTCGAAACTAGCAACGGAATCAACGCCCAGGAGAGCGGAGTCGGAGCCCAATCCGCCAAGGGAAGCTATTCCTTCACTGGCACTGATGGCGCTCAGTACACCGTCGAGTACGTTGCCGATGAGAACGGATATCAGCCACGCGGTGCCCATCTGCCCGCTGAACAGCCAGCTCCCGAATACGTCCTGAAGGGTCTGGAACAGATCCGTTCCAACCCACCACGTGATGACCCCAACTTCAACCTGGATGCTCTCAACGCTGCCATCGCCCGACTGAGCGGCAAGAAGTAA